The Amycolatopsis sp. DG1A-15b genome contains the following window.
ACAACACGATGAGCACGGCCGGCAGGTGCCGGACCCAGCCCTGGCTCTTCGGCGCGACCTTTTCCAGGAGGTCCAGGTTCGCGAACCGCATGGTCCGCTTCCGGCGCGCCCGCTGTGCGAGCACGTACCCGATGGCGACCGCGGCGACCGCGATCAGCAGCAGGAACCACCACGGCGACGCAAATCCGGTCAGGCTCACGCGCACACCTCGCTGACGCTCGGTGCCGCCTGAGCCGGAAGCGCTGTGTTGAATGGTTCGGTCGCAAGCTCCCTCACGCCACACCCCCCGACCAGCGGCGCTTGCGGGCGACGACGAACCGCACCATGTCGGCGATCCAGTCGGCGTCCGTGCGCAGCGTCAGGTGGGCCGCACCCGCGCGCCGCAGACCCGCCGCCACCCGTTGCCGGTGGGCGTGGGCCGCGGCCCCGAACTCCTTGCGCAGCAAGGCCGAAGCGTGCACTTCGCGCTGTTTCCCTGTCTCCGGGTCGGCCAGCACGACGGTGCCCACCTCGGGCAGGTCGACGTCGCGCGGGTCGAGGACTTCGATCGCGATCAGTTCGTGGCGCCCGCCCAAGGCGCGCAGCGGCCGCTCCCAGGACGTATCGCCCAGGAAGTCGGAAATCACCACGGCCAGGCCACGCCGGCGCGGCGGGCGGCGCAGCGCTTCGAGGGCCTGGGCGAAGTCGCCCCGGGTGCCCTCGGCCGCGCGGGGGGTCTCGGCGAGCTTGCGCACCAGCCCGCGGGCGTGCGCCAGGCCGCCGCGCGCCGGGATGCGGGTCGTCTCGGCGCCGGTGGAGATCAGCCCGCCGATGCGGTTGCCGCCGCCTCCGGTGAGGTGGGCGACCGCCGCGACGGCGCAGACCACCAGGTCGCGCTTCTCGCACAGCGCGGTGCCGAAGTCGAGGCTCGCCGAAAGGTCGGCGACGATCCACGTCTCCAGCTCGCGATCGGCCACGGTCTCGCGGATGTGCGGGGTCGTGGTGCGGGCGGTGACCGCCCAGTCCATCCGGCGCACGTCGTCGCCGGGCTGGTACGGGCGGGCCTCGCCGGGCTCGGACCCCGGCCCCGGCACCAGGCCGAGGTGGTTGCCCTGCAGCAGCCCGTCGAGCCGGCGGCGGACGTCGAGCTCCAGCGTGCGGAGCCCGGCCTCCAAGCGGTCGCCGCGCAGGACCGGCGGCGCCCACGAAGGGCGCTGGCCCTTCTCGTTCTTCGCCATCGCCGGGTTACCTGACCGGCGCGCCCGCCGGGACCGGGCCGCCCTGGCCGGCCCCGCCCTGCGGCCGGGCCGAGACCTGCGGCAGCGGCACGGTCTGCAGCACGCGCGTGATGATGTGGTCGATCGGCACGCCGTCGGCCAGGGCGTCGTAGGACAGCACGAGCCGGTGGCGCAGCACGTCGGGGACGACGTCGACGACGTCCTGCGGCAGCACGTAGTCGCGGCCGCGGACCAGGGCCAGCGCCCGCGCGGCGGCGATGATGCCGAGGCTCGCGCGCGGCGAAGCGCCGTAGGAGACCCAGCCGGCGACGTCGGCGAGGCCGTGCTCGTTCGGCGTCCGGGTGGTCAGCACCAGCCGCACGACGTAGTCGACCAGCGCGTGGTGCACGAACACCTGCGACGCGACACCCTGCAGCCGGACGAGTTCGCCCGGGCTGAGCACCTCGTGCGGGGTGGGCGGGGTGACACCCATCCGGTAGATGATCTCGCGCTCCTCCTCGGCGGAGGGGTACTCGACGACGATCTTGAACAGGAACCGGTCGCGCTGCGCTTCCGGCAGCGGGTACACGCCCTCGTTCTCGATCGGGTTCTGCGTGGCGAGCACGAGGAACGGGTCGGGCATCGGGAACGTCTGGCCGCCGATCGACACGTGCCGCTCGGCCATCACCTCGAGCATCGCCGACTGGACCTTGGCGGGCGCGCGGTTGATCTCGTCGGCGAGCACGAAGTTCGCCACGACCGGGCCGAGCTCGACGTCGAAGCGCTCGGCGCCCTGGCGGTAGATCCGGGTGCCGAGGATGTCGGCGGGCACCAGGTCGGGGGTGAACTGCACGCGGGAGAACGAGCCGCCGACCACCCGGGCGAACGTCTCGACCGCGAGGGTCTTCGCCACGCCGGGCACGCCTTCGAGCAGCAGGTGGCCCTTGGCCAGCAGGCCGACCAGCATCCGCTCGACCAGGCGGTCCTGGCCGACGATGATCCGCTTGACCTCGAACACGGTCCGCTCCAGCAACTGGGCGTCCCGCGCCGGCGTCGCGGGCTGCTGCCCGTTCCCGCCCTCGGCGTAGCCGGGCTCGGTCACTCTGCCTCCTCGAAATCTCGTGCGCCGCCCCCGCGACGGTGATCACGCGGTGCGACCGTACTGCGCCCCCGGTCGTCCGTCTCATCCGGCACGCGGACGAACGCACTTGGCCCACGATCAGCCAACACGGTCACCGGTGTGGCACCTGTGAAGCCCCTGTCCGCCTCACCCGGCGATACCGCCGGCAGCGGAGCAAGACCGAGGCTCCCCGCGGGCCGGCGGTCGCTCAGCGATGCCGCTCGAGGTCCTCGGGCGTGTCGATGTCGTCGGCTTCGCCCCGTTCCGCCGGGACCTCGGCCACCGCCAGCCCGCCCAGGACGCGGCGCAGGGCCGCGTTCTCCGCCTGCTCCGGCACCGCCGCCCGCAGCGCCGGCAACCGCCAGGCACCCAGCAGCCACTGGCGCTCCCCCGCCGCGTCCACCAGGACCGCGCCGTCGCCGTCGCCGACGGCCGCCAGCAGCCTGTCCACTGTGGAGCGCCGGACGCCCGGGAGGTCGGCGGCCAGCACCACGACCGCCTCGACGTCGTCGGGCACGAACACCAGGCCCGCGGCCAGCGCCGCCACCGGGCCGGTGCCCGGGACCGGTTCGCGCGTCCACACGACGTCGAAGCCCGGCCGGCGCGGGCCGACCGCGATCACCCGTTCGGCGCCGTCGAGGGCGTGGATCGCGCGGGCCAGCAACGGTTTCCCGCCCACCGACAGCGCCGGCTTGTCCACACCGGACAGCCGGCGGGCCGAGCCACCGGCCACCACGATCCCCGCGTAGCGCACCGGGGCACCCTAGCGGCCCAGCACGAGGTAGGTGAAGCCCAGCACGTCCCGGTAGTCCCGGACGTACTGCCGCAACCGCCGATCGAGCCACTCCCGCACCCGGTCCGCCCGGGGGTCGGCCGGGTGCGCCACCAGCCACTCCGCCCAGCCGGCCCGCGAGGTCGACTCGAAATCGTCCCACTCCAGCCGGTCGGCGGTGCTGAAGTGCAGCACGCGCCAGCCGGCCCCCGCCGCGGCGTCGAGCAGGTCCGGCAGGGTCAGCAGGTCCGGGCCGAAGATCTCCCGCGCCGCCGGGCCGGGTGCCGCCGCCCAGAAGCCGTCGCCGTAGAGCAGCCGGCCGGACGGGCGCACCACGCGGGCGAGTGCTTCCAGCGCGGCCGTGGTCGAGCCGAAGATGTGGGCGGCCCCGACGCAGAACACCCGCTCGGCCGCAGCGTCCCAGGTCGCGGCGTCCGACTCGGTGAACTCCACCGCCAGGCCACGGGCCTCGGCCGCCGCCCGGCCGCGGCCGAGGCCGGTCACGTCGGTGTCGACGCCGGTCGCGCGCAGGCCCGGCGCCCGGGCGGCCGCCCGCAGCAGCAGCTCGCCCCAGCCGCAGCCGAGGTCGACGAGCCGTCCCTCGGCCAGCGCCATCCGGTCGAGCAGCAGTTCCGCGTGCGGCTCCGACAACGGCGTGTTCCAGCGCATCCGGGTGCGCCTCAGCGCGTTCAGTTCGTCGTCCACGCGGCCGATCTTCGCGACGGCCCCGGCCGCCGTCGAGCGAGTTTCAGCCGACCAGCCGCGTCGCGTACGGCATGATCCCGCCGTAGCGCACCGGGGCGACCCGGACCCGCAGGCCGGACTGCGGCGCCTCGACCACCTGCCCGCCGCCGAGGTAGAGCGCGACGTGGTGGATGCCGCCCGGGCCACCCCAGAACAGCAGGTCGCCGCGGCGCATCTGGGACAGCGGCACCTGCCGTCCCGACGAGTACTGGTAGCCGCTGTAGTGCGGCAGCGAGCGGACCCCGGCGAAGGCGTAGATCATCAGGCCGGAGCAGTCGAAGCCGATCTTGTTGTAGTCGCCGTAGCTGTCGGCGACGCCGCCGTCGCGGATGCCGCGGGTCGCCCCGCTCGCGTTGCCGCCGCCCCAGGCGTAGGGCAGCCCGAGCTTGGACAGCGCCCGCGCGATCACCGCCTCGATCGACGAGCCGGCCGGCCCCGACGGCGCCGGTCCGCCCGACGGACGGCCCCCGCCCCCGGCCGTGGCGGCGAGCGCGGCCTGACGCGCGCGTTCCTCGTCCTCGCGCTGTTTCTGGGCGAGCCAGTCCTGGTAGCGCTGCCGCTGCCCCTGCAGGCCGCTGACCTTGGCCTGGGCGGTGTAGAGCTGCTGCTCGACGTCGGCCTTGTTCTTCTCGAGCCGGGAGTTCTGAGCGGCCTGGCCGTCCTGCGCGCGCTCGGCGGTGGTCCGCGCGGCGTCGGCGCTGTTCTTCGCCCGGCGGGCGGCGTCCTGCTTCTGCTGGGCGATCTCGGCGGCCTTGCGGGCGGCGGCGTCCTTGTTGGACTTCTCGGTCTGCGCCTGCTGGAGCCGGTCGAGGGCGTTGAGCCGGTCGCCGCCCACGGCGTCGAGCAGCTGCGCGCGGGCGAGCATGTCCTTGGGGCTGTCCGCGCTCAGGTACGCCGAGAGCGAGCCGACCGTGCTGCCCTGCTGGAAGCTGGCGGCGGCGAAGGTCTTCAGGTCCGCCCGGGCCTGCTCGATGGCCGCCGCGGCCGCGTCCGCTTCGGTGCGCGCGGCCTTCGCGTCGTTCTCCGCCTGCGCGGCGTCGTCCTGCGCGGTCTGCAGGTCGACCAGCGCCTTGTTGGCCTGTTCCTGCTTGAGCTCGACGTCGTCCTGCAGCTGCGTGAGCTTCTGCTCGGCCTGGGCCAGCTGGTTGGTCAGCCGGCCGACCTCACCGGCCTTCGCGTTCGCGTCGGCCTTGCCGGCCTGGATCTCGGAGTCGCTGGGATTCGGCGGCGGCGGCGGTGCCGCGAGGCCCGTGCCCCCGGCGCCGAACAAGATCACCAGCGTGAGCGTGCTCACGCTGAGTCCCCGGCGGACGCGCGGCACTCTCGGACCCCCGCACCGTCCTAACAAGACCGCCACCTCCGCTCACCAGCGCACACCGCGTGTCACTGCAGTCACACCACTATCACAAGCCTCAGCGGAAACTTACACAACGTAGGCACCAATTCCCCTCATTGAGGGACCCCGGGATCAGATGGCGCAGCCCACACCGCGTGTCGTCTTGTCCGTCAAACAGGACAGGCGTACTGTTTGAGGCACCGCGAGGTGTGCCATCCCGCATCCGGTCCTACGGTGGGGGTGCGCAAGACTCGCCCCACCGAACCGACCGAACTGACCCGGGACTCCCCTGCCGCGACGGAGCGGCGTCCCCGCCACTGGAGTTAGACGTGACCTCACCCGCCAGCAAGGACAGCTTCGGCGCCAAAGACACGCTGAAGGTCGGCGACGCCTCGTACGAGGTGTTCCGCCTGAACAAGGTCGAGGGCGCCGAGCGGCTGCCCTACAGCCTGAAGATCCTGCTCGAGAACCTGCTGCGCACCGAGGACGGCGCGAACATCACCGCCGACCACATCCGCGCGCTCGGCTCCTGGGACCCGAACGCCGACCCGTCGATCGAAATCCAGTTCACGCCGGCCCGCGTGATCATGCAGGACTTCACCGGCGTCCCGTGCGTCGTCGACCTCGCCACCATGCGCGAAGCGGTCACCGACCTGGGCGGCGACCCCGACAAGGTCAACCCGCTGGCCCCGGCCGAGCTGGTCATCGACCACTCGGTGATCATCGACGTCTTCGGCCGCCCGGACGCCTTCGAGCGCAACGTCGAGATCGAGTACGAGCGCAACCGCGAGCGCTACCAGTTCCTGCGCTGGGGCCAGGGCGCCTTCGACGAGTTCAAGGTCGTCCCGCCGGGCACCGGCATCGTGCACCAGGTCAACATCGAGCACCTCGCGCGCACGGTGATGTCCCGGGGCGGCCAGGCCTACCCCGACTCCTGCGTCGGCACCGACTCGCACACCACCATGGTCAACGGCCTCGGCGTGCTGGGCTGGGGCGTCGGCGGCATCGAGGCCGAGGCGGCCATGCTGGGCCAGCCGGTGTCGATGCTCATCCCGCGCGTCGTCGGCTTCAGGCTCACCGGCGAGATCCCGGCCGGCGTCACCGCCACCGACGTCGTGCTCACCATCACCGAGATGCTGCGCCGCCACGGCGTCGTCGGCAAGTTCGTCGAGTTCTACGGCGAGAGCGTCGCCGAGGTGCCGCTGGCCAACCGCGCCACCATCGGCAACATGAGCCCGGAGTTCGGCTCGACCGCGGCGATCTTCCCGATCGACGAGGAGACCGTCCGCTACCTCAAGCTGACCGGCCGCTCGGCCGAGCAGGTCGCGCTGGTCGAGGCCTACGCGAAGGAGCAGGGCCTCTGGCACGACCCGTCGCGCGAGGCGGCCTACTCCGAGTACCTCGAGCTGGACCTGTCGACCGTCGTCCCGTCGATCGCCGGCCCGAAGCGCCCGCAGGACCGCATCGAGCTGACCGACGCGAAGTCGTCGTTCCGCAAGTCGATCCACGACTACGTGGACGGCGAAGACAACACGCCGCACACGAAGATGGACGAGGCTTCCGAGGAGTCGTTCCCGGCCAGTGACGCCCCGTCGCTGTCCTTCGCCGAAGACGACGCCGCCCCGGTCACCAGCTCGGCCGCGAACGGCGCGTCGGGCCGGCCGAGCAAGCCGGTCAAGGTCAGCACGTCGGACCGCGGCGAGTTCGTGCTCGACCACGGCGCCGTGGTGATCGCCTCGATCACCTCCTGCACCAACACCTCGAACCCGTCGGTCATGCTCGGCGCCGCGCTGCTCGCGCGCAACGCCGTGGACAAGGGCCTCGCGGTCAAGCCGTGGGTGAAGACGTCGATGGCGCCGGGCTCGCAGGTCGTCACCGACTACTACACCAAGGCCAACCTGTGGCCGTACCTGGAGAAGCTGGGCTACCACCTGGTCGGCTACGGCTGCACCACGTGCATCGGCAACTCCGGCCCGCTCTCGGACGAGATCTCCGCGGCGATCCAGGAGAACGACCTCACCGCGGTCTCGGTGCTCTCGGGCAACCGGAACTTCGAGGGCCGGATCAACCCCGACGTCAAGATGAACTACCTCGCGTCGCCGCCGCTGGTCATCGCCTACGCGCTGGCCGGCACGATGGACTTCGACTTCGCGAACCAGCCGCTGGGCCAGGACACGCAGGGCAACGACGTCTTCCTGAAGGACATCTGGCCGACGGCCAAGGAAATCCAGGAGACCATCGACCACGCGATCACGCAGGAGATGTTCACCAAGGACTACGCGGACGTCTTCGACGGCGGCGAGCGCTGGAAGTCGCTGCCCACCCCGGAGGGCAAGACCTTCGAGTGGGACCTCGAGTCCACCTACGTGCGGAAGCCCCCGTACTTCGAGGGCATGACGCCGGAGCCGGCCCCGGTCACCGACATCACCGGCGCGCGCGTGCTGGCGAAGCTGGGCGACTCGGTCACCACCGACCACATCTCCCCCGCCGGCGCGATCAAGCCGGGCACCCCGGCCGCGCAGTACCTCACCGAGCACGGCGTGGAGAAGAAGGACTTCAACTCCTACGGCTCCCGGCGCGGCAACCACGAGGTGATGATCCGCGGCACGTTCGCGAACATCCGGCTGCGCAACCAGCTCCTCGACGACGTGCAGGGCGGCTACACCCGCGACTTCACGCAAGAGGGCGCGCCCCAGGCGTTCATCTACGACGCGGCGCAGAACTACGCGAAGCAGGGCACCCCGCTGGTCGTGCTGGGCGGCAAGGAGTACGGCTCGGGCTCGTCGCGTGACTGGGCGGCCAAGGGCACCTCGCTGCTGGGCGTGCGCGCGGTGATCACCGAGTCGTTCGAGCGCATCCACCGCTCGAACCTGATCGGCATGGGCGTCATCCCGCTGCAGTTCCCGGCGGGCGAGTCGGCCTCGTCGCTCGGCCTCGACGGCACCGAGACGTTCGACATCGCGGGCATCACGGCGCTGAACGAGGGTTCGACGCCCCGCACGGTGCACGTCACCGCTACCAAGGCGGACGGCACCAAGGTGGAGTTCGATGCGGACGTCCGCATCGACACGCCGGGCGAGGCGGACTACTACCGCAACGGCGGCATCCTGCAGTACGTGCTGCGGAAGATGACGCAGGCGTAAGGGTTTCCGCGGTTCGGAGGGCCTCCCCGCTCGCTCGAGCGGGGAGGCTCTTTCCTATGCCGGTACGGCTTCCCAGCGCACGCTCGACACCGAAGGCTCCAGCGAAAGCCGCGACACCGCGGCCTCCATCTGGGCGTCGTCGCGCTGGTCGCCGACCAGCTCCGCCCGCACCTCGACCGTGTGGTCCGCCCGGTCGGTGCTCAGCACCGACAGCAGCCGGAAGTCCGTGCGGGTCAACGACTGCACGAGCAACGCCCGCACGTGCGCTTCCGTCGCGTCGCGCGTGACGGCCTGGAACGCGTACCTCGTCGGCGTCTCGTCCCCGGCGTCCGGGCGGCGGTCCACCGCGCGGCCGAGCGGGCGCAGCACCACGTTCACCCCGACCACGACGGCGGTCCCGGCCGCCGCGACCGCGTACAGCCCGGCTCCGGCGAGGGCGCCGACCGCGGCCGAGCACCAGAGCGTCGCGGCGGTGTTGAGGCCCCGGACGTTGAGGCCGTCCCGCATGATGACCCCGGCGCCGAGGAACCCGATGCCCGAGACGATCTGGGCGGCCACCCGGGTCGGGTCGGCGTCACCGCTCGAGGCCAGCCCGCCGAAACCGTGGGCGGACAGCAGCACGAACAGCGTCGCGCCGACGGCGACGAGGGCGTTGGTGCGCAGCCCGGCCATCCGGGCGCGGAACTGGCGCTCGACCCCGATGACGGCACCGAGGCCGACGCCGGCACCCACGCGCAGCAGCATTTCGAAGATGGTCATTTCCGGCTCTTTTCCGGCGTGCGCGCACTGCCGGACAGGGGACGGTGCGAGCTCAGCCCCGCCGGAAACCTCCGGTGAGCGCGCGCCCGGCCGTCCGAGAACTGTCCGCTGGCATGTGCCGCTCACCTCGCTTCCCGTGTTCGTCGATGATCAACCCGGCCAGCGTAGCCGGTCCCGCGGCCCGGGGAAGGGCCGCGGGACCGGGTTCACACTCAGAACGGCTGGACGTTCGGCTGGAACACCTGCCCGTTCGCCGGCACCTTGAGATCGGTCAGGTAGTCGGCCACGGCCTGGTCGACGCCGAGAGCGTCGCCCAGGATGCAGTGGCCGAACGCGTCGACCGACAGCAGGCGGGTGTTGCCGAGCTCGGCCGCCATCCGCTGGGCGAACTTGTACTGCGTCGCCGGGTCGTAGTAGTTGCCGACCACGACCACCGGCACGTCGGTCTTGGCCTGCCACGGGCCGCGGTAGACGTCCGGCCGCTTCGCCGGCCACACCGGGCAGGCCGCCGTGTCGGCGAACGCCTGGTACCGGCCGAAGGTGCGCGATTCGCGCTCCCACTTCGCGGCGATGCCCGGCACCTGCTCCTGGTTGATCCGGAACGGCTTGTCGGAGCAGTTGACGGCGAAGTACGAGTCGTCGCTGGTGTACGGGCTGTCCGGGTTCTGGTCGGCCAGGCCCTGCTTGCCCGCGGTGAGCGCCTGCATCGGCTTGGCCTGCAGGGTCTGGGCCTGCGCCCCCGCCGGGTGGATGACGGTGTAGAGCGCCTGCAGGTCCTCGGCCAGGGCGGCGAACCGCGCCGGGGAGTACAGGGCGCTCGAAACCCCGCCGGTGAACCGGCTGATGTCGATCGGGTCGGCGGCCGGGAGCGTGATGGGCTGCTTGCGCAGGTACTCCCGCAGCTCGTCGAACTTCGCCCGCGGGTTGCCGTCGCTGAAGGCGCACTTCGCGCCCGCCTGGTCACAGCGCTTCAGGAACCCGTCCAGCGCGATTTCGAACCCCTGCGCGCGCTCGCGGTCGTACTCGACGCCGTCGCTGGTGCGCAGCGCCGGGTCGACGTTGCCGTCGATCACGATCGCTCGCGACTGCTTCGGGAACATCGACGTGTACGTCGAGCCGATCAGCGTCCCGTACGAGAAGCCGACGTAGGTCAGCTTCTGGTCGCCGACCGCCGCACGCAGCGTGTCGAGGTCGCGCACGACGTCCTTGGTGGACATGTGGTTGAGCAGCGAGCCCGCGTTGTTCCTGCAGAACCGGCCGTAGTCGCGGTAGCCGGTTAGGGTTCCCGAAATTTCGGCGCGAGACAGCGGCACGCCGACAAGGGCGCTGAAGACCTCGTCCGCGTCCTCCTGCGTGGTGAAGCAGCGCAGCGGGTTGCTCTCGCCGACCCCGCGCGGGTCGAAACCGATCAGGTCGAAGCGGTCGAGCACCTGCGGCTGGAAGTAGTACTGGCCGCCGATCGGCATCGTCAGGCCCGAGCCGCCGGGGCCGCCGGGGTTGAGGAACAGCGAACCGACACGCTTGCCGGGCGTGCGGGCGGCTCGCTTGAGCAAGGCGATGTCGATGGTGCCCAGCGAGGCGTTGTCGTGGTCGATGGGGACGCGGTAGCGCGCGCAGCTGTAGAACCGGACCTGGTCCGCGGGCACGCCGGCGAGGGTGTCGCTCGAGCAGGTGCCCCAGGCGACCGCGGGGGTCGCGCCGACGACGGCGGGCTTGACCGCCGATTCTTCGGCCGCGGTAGCGGTCCCGGCCGGGCCGGCCAGTCCCACGCCGGCCACGAGCGCCCCCGCCAGTGCGAATGCCCGCACCCGGCTCTGTGTGGATCTCGGCAAGACGGTTCCTCCCTAGGTGACGCTTGCACGCAGCGCCGCGAGATCACGACGTCACGGCGCGTTACCCGGGTGAGACTGGCACAAATCGGTGAATCCCGGCACCGGCCGAACGGATGGTCAGAACTTCTCGGCCACCCGCGTGAGGACGAAGACCGGCAACGGCCGGGCGGCCTCGCGCCGCTCCATCGCATACCCCGGCCAGAACGCGAGCAGCTCGTCCCACATCCGCTCGTATTCCTCGCCGCGCAGCTCCCGCGCGAGGACGTCGACCGGCCTGCCCGCCAGCGCCACCTCGCAGCGGGGGTTCGCCCGCAGGTTGAGCGCCCACGCCGGATCGTGTGGACGGCCCCAGTTGGACGCCGTCAGCACGAAGTCGCCCTCGCGCGGGTAGTAGAGCAGGTTGGTGCTGCGGGGCAGCCCGCTCTTGCGTCCGGTGGTGGTGAGGCGCAGCGACGGCAGCCCGGCGAGCGCCACGAGGCTCACCCGGCCGCCGAACGCCTTGTGC
Protein-coding sequences here:
- a CDS encoding DUF58 domain-containing protein produces the protein MAKNEKGQRPSWAPPVLRGDRLEAGLRTLELDVRRRLDGLLQGNHLGLVPGPGSEPGEARPYQPGDDVRRMDWAVTARTTTPHIRETVADRELETWIVADLSASLDFGTALCEKRDLVVCAVAAVAHLTGGGGNRIGGLISTGAETTRIPARGGLAHARGLVRKLAETPRAAEGTRGDFAQALEALRRPPRRRGLAVVISDFLGDTSWERPLRALGGRHELIAIEVLDPRDVDLPEVGTVVLADPETGKQREVHASALLRKEFGAAAHAHRQRVAAGLRRAGAAHLTLRTDADWIADMVRFVVARKRRWSGGVA
- a CDS encoding MoxR family ATPase, with the protein product MTEPGYAEGGNGQQPATPARDAQLLERTVFEVKRIIVGQDRLVERMLVGLLAKGHLLLEGVPGVAKTLAVETFARVVGGSFSRVQFTPDLVPADILGTRIYRQGAERFDVELGPVVANFVLADEINRAPAKVQSAMLEVMAERHVSIGGQTFPMPDPFLVLATQNPIENEGVYPLPEAQRDRFLFKIVVEYPSAEEEREIIYRMGVTPPTPHEVLSPGELVRLQGVASQVFVHHALVDYVVRLVLTTRTPNEHGLADVAGWVSYGASPRASLGIIAAARALALVRGRDYVLPQDVVDVVPDVLRHRLVLSYDALADGVPIDHIITRVLQTVPLPQVSARPQGGAGQGGPVPAGAPVR
- a CDS encoding molybdenum cofactor guanylyltransferase, producing MRYAGIVVAGGSARRLSGVDKPALSVGGKPLLARAIHALDGAERVIAVGPRRPGFDVVWTREPVPGTGPVAALAAGLVFVPDDVEAVVVLAADLPGVRRSTVDRLLAAVGDGDGAVLVDAAGERQWLLGAWRLPALRAAVPEQAENAALRRVLGGLAVAEVPAERGEADDIDTPEDLERHR
- a CDS encoding class I SAM-dependent methyltransferase, translated to MDDELNALRRTRMRWNTPLSEPHAELLLDRMALAEGRLVDLGCGWGELLLRAAARAPGLRATGVDTDVTGLGRGRAAAEARGLAVEFTESDAATWDAAAERVFCVGAAHIFGSTTAALEALARVVRPSGRLLYGDGFWAAAPGPAAREIFGPDLLTLPDLLDAAAGAGWRVLHFSTADRLEWDDFESTSRAGWAEWLVAHPADPRADRVREWLDRRLRQYVRDYRDVLGFTYLVLGR
- a CDS encoding NlpC/P60 family protein, with translation MPRVRRGLSVSTLTLVILFGAGGTGLAAPPPPPNPSDSEIQAGKADANAKAGEVGRLTNQLAQAEQKLTQLQDDVELKQEQANKALVDLQTAQDDAAQAENDAKAARTEADAAAAAIEQARADLKTFAAASFQQGSTVGSLSAYLSADSPKDMLARAQLLDAVGGDRLNALDRLQQAQTEKSNKDAAARKAAEIAQQKQDAARRAKNSADAARTTAERAQDGQAAQNSRLEKNKADVEQQLYTAQAKVSGLQGQRQRYQDWLAQKQREDEERARQAALAATAGGGGRPSGGPAPSGPAGSSIEAVIARALSKLGLPYAWGGGNASGATRGIRDGGVADSYGDYNKIGFDCSGLMIYAFAGVRSLPHYSGYQYSSGRQVPLSQMRRGDLLFWGGPGGIHHVALYLGGGQVVEAPQSGLRVRVAPVRYGGIMPYATRLVG
- a CDS encoding aconitate hydratase, producing the protein MTSPASKDSFGAKDTLKVGDASYEVFRLNKVEGAERLPYSLKILLENLLRTEDGANITADHIRALGSWDPNADPSIEIQFTPARVIMQDFTGVPCVVDLATMREAVTDLGGDPDKVNPLAPAELVIDHSVIIDVFGRPDAFERNVEIEYERNRERYQFLRWGQGAFDEFKVVPPGTGIVHQVNIEHLARTVMSRGGQAYPDSCVGTDSHTTMVNGLGVLGWGVGGIEAEAAMLGQPVSMLIPRVVGFRLTGEIPAGVTATDVVLTITEMLRRHGVVGKFVEFYGESVAEVPLANRATIGNMSPEFGSTAAIFPIDEETVRYLKLTGRSAEQVALVEAYAKEQGLWHDPSREAAYSEYLELDLSTVVPSIAGPKRPQDRIELTDAKSSFRKSIHDYVDGEDNTPHTKMDEASEESFPASDAPSLSFAEDDAAPVTSSAANGASGRPSKPVKVSTSDRGEFVLDHGAVVIASITSCTNTSNPSVMLGAALLARNAVDKGLAVKPWVKTSMAPGSQVVTDYYTKANLWPYLEKLGYHLVGYGCTTCIGNSGPLSDEISAAIQENDLTAVSVLSGNRNFEGRINPDVKMNYLASPPLVIAYALAGTMDFDFANQPLGQDTQGNDVFLKDIWPTAKEIQETIDHAITQEMFTKDYADVFDGGERWKSLPTPEGKTFEWDLESTYVRKPPYFEGMTPEPAPVTDITGARVLAKLGDSVTTDHISPAGAIKPGTPAAQYLTEHGVEKKDFNSYGSRRGNHEVMIRGTFANIRLRNQLLDDVQGGYTRDFTQEGAPQAFIYDAAQNYAKQGTPLVVLGGKEYGSGSSRDWAAKGTSLLGVRAVITESFERIHRSNLIGMGVIPLQFPAGESASSLGLDGTETFDIAGITALNEGSTPRTVHVTATKADGTKVEFDADVRIDTPGEADYYRNGGILQYVLRKMTQA
- a CDS encoding MgtC/SapB family protein, encoding MTIFEMLLRVGAGVGLGAVIGVERQFRARMAGLRTNALVAVGATLFVLLSAHGFGGLASSGDADPTRVAAQIVSGIGFLGAGVIMRDGLNVRGLNTAATLWCSAAVGALAGAGLYAVAAAGTAVVVGVNVVLRPLGRAVDRRPDAGDETPTRYAFQAVTRDATEAHVRALLVQSLTRTDFRLLSVLSTDRADHTVEVRAELVGDQRDDAQMEAAVSRLSLEPSVSSVRWEAVPA
- a CDS encoding alpha/beta hydrolase; amino-acid sequence: MRAFALAGALVAGVGLAGPAGTATAAEESAVKPAVVGATPAVAWGTCSSDTLAGVPADQVRFYSCARYRVPIDHDNASLGTIDIALLKRAARTPGKRVGSLFLNPGGPGGSGLTMPIGGQYYFQPQVLDRFDLIGFDPRGVGESNPLRCFTTQEDADEVFSALVGVPLSRAEISGTLTGYRDYGRFCRNNAGSLLNHMSTKDVVRDLDTLRAAVGDQKLTYVGFSYGTLIGSTYTSMFPKQSRAIVIDGNVDPALRTSDGVEYDRERAQGFEIALDGFLKRCDQAGAKCAFSDGNPRAKFDELREYLRKQPITLPAADPIDISRFTGGVSSALYSPARFAALAEDLQALYTVIHPAGAQAQTLQAKPMQALTAGKQGLADQNPDSPYTSDDSYFAVNCSDKPFRINQEQVPGIAAKWERESRTFGRYQAFADTAACPVWPAKRPDVYRGPWQAKTDVPVVVVGNYYDPATQYKFAQRMAAELGNTRLLSVDAFGHCILGDALGVDQAVADYLTDLKVPANGQVFQPNVQPF
- a CDS encoding nitroreductase family deazaflavin-dependent oxidoreductase, with protein sequence MRTARFVVWADKKLHKAFGGRVSLVALAGLPSLRLTTTGRKSGLPRSTNLLYYPREGDFVLTASNWGRPHDPAWALNLRANPRCEVALAGRPVDVLARELRGEEYERMWDELLAFWPGYAMERREAARPLPVFVLTRVAEKF